ATTACTATATATAGTTTGTTGAGCACTTCTTACCAATATTACTATAGGTTAAGTATTATATTAATATATCTTATTAATCCTCCCTTGGTTAACTAAAAAAAGGTTATCTAAAAAGGTTATTAAGGTGTCTTTGTATCTCTATCTTTTTGATTAACATGAATTTCAAAAAAAGAGACGTAATATCAATAAAAGATTTTTCTAGGGAGGAAATTGAATACATCCTTAAATACGCTAAAAAAATGGTACCATATGCTACAGGGGAAAAGCATACAGATATTTTGAAGGAAAAAATTTTGGCATCGCTTTTCTTTGAGCCAAGTACACGTACAAGACTCAGCTTTGAGAGTGCTATGCATAGGTTGGGTGGAAGGATTATAGGTTTTGCTGATCCCAGTGGTACTTCTCAGAAAAAAGGTGAAAGCCTAGCAGACACTATACGCATGGCAGACTCATACAGTGATGTTATTGTTATAAGGCATCCACAGGAGGGTGCAGCTAGGTTAGCAGCTGAGTTTGCTGAGGCACCTGTTTTAAACGCTGGTGATGGAGCAGGGCAGCATCCCACTCAATGTTTACTTGATTTATTTACCATTTTTATGGAGAAGAAAAAGATTAAGGGTAACAACATTGTTTTACTTGGGGATTTAAAGTATGGTCGAACTGTCCATTCTCTAGCATATGCTTTAGCATTGTTTAAAGCAGATCTAACATTTGTTTCACCGGAGACCCTTAAGATGCCTAAAGAGGTTATAAACGAGTGTAGAGAATTTGGGGTGGAACCTAATAGTACTTCTAACCTTGAGAAAGCAATCAAAGAGGCAGATGTTTTATATGTTACGAGAATACAGAGGGAGCGTTTCCCTGATGCAGAGGAATACAATAGGGTGGTTGGGACCTATAAGGTTGATAACAACTTGTTAAAACAGGCTAAGCAAGATCTCATAGTTATGCATCCCTTGCCTAGGGTTGTGGAAATAGACCCTGAGGTGGACAGCACACCGCATGCAGTATACTTCAAACAAGCCTTCAACGGAGTCCCAGTTAGGATGGCTTTACTATCACTTATACTAGGAGGCAAAAAACTATGAAAGAATTAAAAGTGACACCAATCAAGGATGGTACTGTAATAGATCACATAACACCAGGTAATGCAGTGAAGGTTTTGCGTATACTAAAAATCCCTGAGTCAACAACATCTGTGGTAAGCGTAGCAATAAACGTCATAGGAAAAAAAGGTAAAAAAGACATAGTGAAAATAGAAAACCGTGAGCTTGACCCTAAGGAGTTAGATAAGATAGCTTTGATAGCACCAAAAGCCACAATCAACATAATAAGGGATTATGAGGTTGTAAAAAAACACAAGGTAGAGTTACCAGACGAGGTAATCGGTATAGCAAAATGCTCCAACCCCACCTGTATATCTAATG
The sequence above is a segment of the Candidatus Thermoplasmatota archaeon genome. Coding sequences within it:
- the pyrB gene encoding aspartate carbamoyltransferase — its product is MNFKKRDVISIKDFSREEIEYILKYAKKMVPYATGEKHTDILKEKILASLFFEPSTRTRLSFESAMHRLGGRIIGFADPSGTSQKKGESLADTIRMADSYSDVIVIRHPQEGAARLAAEFAEAPVLNAGDGAGQHPTQCLLDLFTIFMEKKKIKGNNIVLLGDLKYGRTVHSLAYALALFKADLTFVSPETLKMPKEVINECREFGVEPNSTSNLEKAIKEADVLYVTRIQRERFPDAEEYNRVVGTYKVDNNLLKQAKQDLIVMHPLPRVVEIDPEVDSTPHAVYFKQAFNGVPVRMALLSLILGGKKL
- the pyrI gene encoding aspartate carbamoyltransferase regulatory subunit — translated: MKELKVTPIKDGTVIDHITPGNAVKVLRILKIPESTTSVVSVAINVIGKKGKKDIVKIENRELDPKELDKIALIAPKATINIIRDYEVVKKHKVELPDEVIGIAKCSNPTCISNAREPVQSRFQVICKDPPRIRCYYCEREPEDIADRII